A single window of Paenibacillus sp. SYP-B4298 DNA harbors:
- a CDS encoding methyl-accepting chemotaxis protein encodes MRDNNGNNHTSYRSIVLQGAGMLAGVVIAVNLLCWLLNIPAVAALVIHVAVIAPSAYYIAQWLMKQAVRSGVVTGGANATAQEQAEVAGTASITVTGDAEGRAELAEQTQEHFTLLAGAVQQVRANTEMAFYVSDMIRETTIEVASENDQQASMIELSSSMIVEIANAIHHIAESADEVATAANETSVKTTTGQQAIQTAMGQMDAIHSTVASLVGRMNKLRESSHEIGSFITIIREIADQTHLLALNAAIEAARVGEQGRGFSVIASEVRKLAEQSAQSAKQVAKVIAFIQEETEQTVASTEQVAQVVEGGYKAVNEAGDSFSFIQISIGEVAGQVQEVSSAVEEIAASSEQLTDTIRRTEKIAKKTTSEMKNVTQAVEEHHVTLEQINLSAEHMNRISDELRALLEQYRAGNNSEQ; translated from the coding sequence ATGAGAGACAATAACGGGAACAACCATACTTCATATCGATCCATTGTCTTGCAAGGCGCGGGAATGCTTGCGGGCGTCGTCATCGCCGTCAATCTTCTCTGCTGGCTGCTGAATATACCCGCTGTTGCTGCCCTTGTCATCCATGTTGCCGTGATCGCTCCGTCCGCTTACTATATTGCCCAATGGTTAATGAAGCAGGCTGTTCGTTCCGGTGTCGTAACGGGAGGAGCGAATGCAACGGCGCAAGAGCAAGCAGAGGTTGCAGGGACAGCTTCAATTACTGTCACAGGCGATGCTGAAGGCCGTGCCGAACTGGCTGAGCAGACGCAAGAGCATTTCACCTTGCTTGCCGGCGCTGTGCAGCAGGTCAGAGCCAATACGGAGATGGCGTTCTACGTCTCAGATATGATTCGCGAGACGACAATTGAGGTCGCCTCAGAGAATGATCAGCAGGCCTCCATGATTGAGTTGAGCTCTAGCATGATCGTCGAGATCGCCAATGCGATTCATCATATCGCGGAGAGCGCAGATGAAGTGGCGACGGCTGCCAACGAGACCTCAGTGAAGACGACCACTGGACAGCAGGCGATACAGACAGCAATGGGGCAAATGGATGCGATTCATTCCACTGTCGCTTCGCTGGTGGGTCGAATGAATAAGCTGCGGGAAAGCTCGCATGAGATTGGATCTTTCATTACTATTATTCGAGAAATTGCAGATCAGACGCATCTGCTTGCGCTTAATGCCGCTATAGAGGCTGCACGAGTCGGTGAACAAGGCCGTGGCTTCTCAGTGATCGCCAGTGAGGTTCGGAAGCTGGCAGAGCAATCTGCACAATCGGCCAAGCAGGTAGCGAAAGTAATCGCATTTATTCAGGAGGAAACAGAGCAGACGGTTGCTTCTACAGAACAAGTTGCCCAAGTAGTAGAGGGGGGATATAAGGCGGTTAATGAAGCGGGAGATTCCTTCTCCTTCATCCAGATTTCTATTGGAGAGGTTGCGGGTCAAGTGCAGGAGGTATCGTCGGCGGTGGAAGAGATTGCAGCCAGCTCCGAGCAACTGACCGATACGATTCGCCGTACCGAGAAGATTGCCAAGAAAACGACCTCCGAGATGAAAAATGTAACGCAGGCTGTAGAGGAGCACCATGTGACGCTGGAGCAAATCAATCTGTCGGCGGAGCATATGAACCGCATATCCGATGAGCTGCGTGCACTGCTGGAGCAGTATCGCGCGGGCAACAACAGCGAGCAGTAA
- a CDS encoding M23 family metallopeptidase yields MARITPARQWLQRTAVLLSCALLCSGAAPLASAAGQASAVRSVQATAEPSGKLSAKELLKQRRELLDSWSAITGIPWFRLAAIDQYERTLNKALPKKRMATSDRLAIFIPHEQWAGPLNPDPEDSMPVSIRYFNGVGVDGDGDGLASRTSEQDVLQAVAGHYEKYGPSDQSFALALWDYYHNSRAVQRIQQFASLYEHYGRLELFDHAFPLPISSDYSYRSTWGYKRGWGGRRIHEGTDIFANYGVPVRSTSYGVVEMKGWNRYGGWRVGIRDIDNIYHYYAHLSGFEKGLAVGNIVEPGQVIGWVGSSGYGKPGTQGKFPPHLHYGIYRDRGLIEWAFDPYPLLRHWEQNENARLRKNR; encoded by the coding sequence ATGGCCAGGATCACTCCTGCACGGCAGTGGCTACAGCGTACAGCCGTGTTGCTTAGCTGTGCGCTGCTGTGTAGCGGAGCTGCTCCCCTGGCTTCTGCAGCAGGTCAAGCCTCGGCAGTGAGAAGCGTACAGGCAACAGCCGAACCATCTGGCAAGCTGTCCGCCAAGGAGCTGCTGAAGCAGCGAAGGGAGCTGCTCGACAGTTGGAGCGCGATCACGGGCATTCCGTGGTTCCGGCTTGCAGCCATCGACCAATACGAGCGCACGCTCAACAAGGCTTTGCCCAAGAAACGAATGGCCACCAGCGATCGTCTAGCCATCTTTATCCCCCATGAACAGTGGGCAGGCCCGCTCAACCCCGACCCGGAGGATAGCATGCCTGTATCGATCCGATACTTTAATGGTGTCGGGGTCGATGGCGATGGCGACGGACTCGCCAGCCGTACTAGCGAGCAGGATGTATTACAGGCCGTGGCGGGACATTATGAGAAGTATGGACCAAGCGACCAGAGCTTTGCACTCGCACTATGGGATTACTACCACAATAGCCGAGCCGTTCAGCGGATACAGCAGTTCGCTAGTCTGTATGAGCATTATGGACGACTGGAGCTCTTCGATCATGCTTTTCCGCTGCCGATCAGCAGCGACTATTCCTATCGTAGCACCTGGGGCTACAAGCGAGGCTGGGGTGGGCGTAGAATTCATGAAGGAACAGACATCTTCGCCAACTACGGCGTTCCTGTTCGCAGCACCTCCTACGGTGTAGTGGAGATGAAGGGCTGGAACCGTTATGGCGGCTGGCGAGTCGGTATTCGCGACATCGATAACATCTACCATTATTATGCCCACCTATCCGGCTTTGAGAAAGGGTTGGCAGTCGGCAATATCGTCGAGCCAGGCCAAGTGATCGGCTGGGTTGGCAGCTCCGGATATGGCAAGCCAGGAACCCAGGGCAAATTCCCGCCACATCTGCATTATGGCATTTACCGCGATCGCGGGTTGATAGAGTGGGCTTTTGATCCCTACCCGCTGTTGCGCCATTGGGAGCAGAACGAGAACGCACGGCTGCGCAAGAACAGATAA
- the lipA gene encoding lipoyl synthase — translation MKTKQREPLAKPDWLRIKLTTDGNYAELKEMMRSKTLHSVCEEARCPNIYECWANRTATFMILGDTCTRACRFCAVKTGMPTELDLQEPERVAEAAEQMGLRHCVVTSVARDDLKDGGASIFVGTIHAIRKRLPLCSVEVLIPDFLGNWDALQAVMDAKPDILNHNIETVARLSDRVRAKAKYARSLELLRRAKEMQPNIPTKSSIMLGLGEEWDEILQAMDDLRAVDCNILTLGQYLQPTQSHIAIERYVHPDEFAKLKQEGLARGFSHVESAPLVRSSYHAHEQVQSASQAQTAT, via the coding sequence ATGAAGACGAAACAAAGAGAGCCGCTGGCCAAGCCTGACTGGCTTCGTATAAAGCTTACGACCGACGGAAACTATGCTGAATTGAAAGAAATGATGCGCTCCAAGACGCTCCATAGTGTCTGTGAGGAAGCGCGTTGCCCGAATATCTATGAGTGCTGGGCGAACAGAACGGCTACCTTTATGATTCTTGGCGATACATGTACTCGCGCCTGCCGGTTCTGCGCAGTCAAGACGGGCATGCCTACGGAGCTGGATCTACAGGAGCCGGAGCGTGTGGCGGAAGCTGCTGAGCAGATGGGATTGCGCCATTGTGTAGTGACATCGGTAGCTCGGGACGATCTGAAGGATGGAGGCGCGTCAATCTTCGTAGGGACGATTCATGCGATTCGCAAGCGCTTGCCGCTGTGCAGTGTAGAAGTGCTGATTCCTGATTTTCTTGGCAATTGGGACGCGTTGCAGGCGGTGATGGATGCCAAGCCGGATATTCTCAATCACAATATCGAGACGGTTGCCCGTCTCTCTGATCGGGTGAGGGCGAAGGCCAAATATGCGCGTTCGCTGGAGCTGCTTCGCCGGGCGAAGGAGATGCAGCCGAATATTCCGACGAAATCCAGCATCATGCTAGGGCTTGGCGAGGAGTGGGATGAGATTTTGCAGGCGATGGACGACCTGCGCGCTGTCGATTGCAATATTTTGACGCTTGGTCAATATTTGCAGCCTACGCAAAGCCATATTGCCATTGAGCGCTATGTGCACCCGGATGAGTTCGCCAAGCTGAAGCAGGAGGGACTGGCTCGTGGCTTCAGTCACGTCGAGTCCGCTCCATTGGTACGCAGCTCCTACCATGCGCATGAGCAGGTTCAGTCTGCGTCCCAGGCTCAGACCGCAACCTAA